TCTTATAACCGAAGTGTCCGACGAATGAAAATTGAAGTTTTTCTGCCATTCTCCTGCAGACATGACTTCAAGCTCTGCGGAGCGCCAGGAACACACGTCATTTTGAAAATGTTTTTTAGAAGCCGTTTTTCGGACATGCCCTTCGGATTTTTTCCTCCAAAAACCTTCAGAAGACGGCTGAATTACCGGTTCCCCTCTACCGCCTCTGTACAAATTCAGCTGAAATCTTTGCACACTACGCCCTATGGCTCATTAAATGCATCTTCAAAATCTTAAGGCTTGGCACCCGTCTGAAAAGCGAACCAAAAGTTACTGTATCCTCAATAGCATTAGCAAGGGGAAAAGGAAATATTTGACCTAAGTCTTTTTCGTAAAAAAAATTGACACTCCTTATTGCAGATTTTATAATCGAAGCGATTTTATATGACTTTGTAATTATATGTTACTGGAGGATTTTTTTATGGAAGTACAGCATCAGAAGGCTCTCTATCCCATTGGCATTGTGGCAGAATTGCTTAACATTCATCCGAGGACCCTCAGGATTTACGAAAAAGAGGGGTTGATCAGGCCCGCCAGGAGGGGGGGGAAGCGGTTCTATTCCAACAACGATCTTCAGTGGCTCAAATGTCTGCGCAAGCTTCTCACTGACGATGGTCTCAATATTGCGGGAATCAAAAAGCTTTTGACCATTGCGCCCTGCTGGAACATCCGGGGATGCGGTGAAGAAATCCGCAAACAATGCCCGGCAATACTCAATTTCCCCGTTCCCTGCTGGGACCTTGTTCCCCGCATTTGCAAGGAAAGCGGCCGGAACTGTTCTGAATGCGAAGTATATCTCAAGAAAATGAACCATGTCATGATGGGAAGATGCTTCGACGACAAGGCGTCCAGCAAGAACCTATAAGGCAAGAATGTATGAAAACCGTGTTTGGTCCCGTTCCGTCCCGGCGTCTGGGGCGATCCCTCGGGATCGATGTCATTCCGGCAAAAACCTGTACCTACGATTGCCTGTACTGTGAATCTGGGCGTACCACGCACCTCACGGTCAGGCGGCAGACCTTTGTAGAGCCCGATCAGGTCATGCACGATCTGGAGGATTACTTCGGCTCCCATCCTCATGGCGCGGATGTACTTACCTTTTCGAGTGCCGGTGAACCGACGCTGTATGAACCTCTGGGATGCCTGATTGCAAGCATTAAAAGGCGTTTTCCCGACCTTCCCGTGGTTGTTCTCACGAACGGCTCCCTCCTTTGGGATGCCCGGGTGCGGCAGGATCTGTCGGCTGCCGACCGGGTCGTTCCATCCTTAGATGCAGTGACTCCGGAAATTTTTCAAAGGATCAACCGTCCGCACCCCCATCTGGACCTTTCCATTCTTTTGGAGGGGTTGGAAGCCTTTGGCCACGAATACCGGGGGCAACTACACCTGGAAGTGATGCTCGTTTCAGGAATCAATGACCATTCCGGCGAGCTGACGGCAATACGCAGGGTGATCGATCGACTCCATCCGGACCGCATCGAACTCAACACTGTAGTCCGCCCTCCAGCTTATGCCGACGTTCGAGGGCTTACAGGCGCGGAAATGGAGAAAGCGCTTTCTTTTTTCCCTGCCGATCGGAGCCAAATCATCGGCCGGTTTCAGGGATCTGCTCCAGAGAGTCAAAGTGCGGATCTTGAATCGCGTGTTTTGGAACTGGTGGAGAGGCGTCCCTGCACGCTTGCAGAGATGGCCGCGTCCCTGGGTGTCCCCGCCGAAGGCCTGCATGCGACCATCCAGACCCTGCAAAAAGAAAATCGATTGCTCCGCTATCTTTTCAACGACCTGGAGTATTTTTGCTCCAGAGCAAGGGAAAGGGATTGCCTTTCAGCGAAAAGTCCCTGCGAAAAGATCATGTCCGGATGATTTTCTGAGCCCTTCTCCTGTTCGAAAAGTTGGTGAAAAGCCTCCAGTGAATTTTTCCATCATTCCCGCGAAGGCACAGTAGCATCGATTCAAATATCCGGGCAAAGTTTCCAGGCATTTTGTGAAATCCGTTCATCCTTTCCCGCAAGGTAAGGACTCGTGTTCTTAAAAACTTTTCTGTTGCCCCCGCGAAGGCGGGGGCAATGGAGGGCACTTTTTCAACGGCTCGCCGGAAATCTGGATTTTATCTAAAGCAACTCGGGGGAAAAATCTCAAGGAGTTTGCACGTCGCTCTTTGGGGGCGGCGGGGGCAGGATTTCCACCGGGTTTTCGGGCAAAGTGCGCGCGATCAGTGTATAGGAGAACAGATCCCCGGCCAGCTCCTGAATGTCTTTGATGCTGACCGATCGAATCAGGTCCGGATACTTTTTGTCATAATCCCATCCCAGGCCGAGGACTTCGTTGATCACCGCACTTTGGGACTGTGCATCCAGGCTTTCCAATTCCATGTGGTGCAGAGTGATCAGCATCTCCTTGACATTTTCAAGTTCTTGGGGCGACACGGGTTCCTCCCTCAAGCGCTTGAGATTCGCCAATATGATTTCCTGCACCTTGTCGAGGTTTTTCAAGGTCGTTTGCGTCAAGATGCCGAAAAAACCAGCCCGTATCCCATAGAAGGGAAAAGCCCCCACCACATACACCAGATCTTCCTTGCCTCCGCGCAAAGCATCAAAGAGACGTCCACCGGGGTACCCCTGGCCCGAGAGAATGGCATCCAGAACATCCAGAACGGGTTTGCGTGAACTGTCGATGTCGAGTCCGTTGGTGCCGATGAAAAGAGCGGCTGCGCTCTTTTCGCTTTTCTTCTCGATGACCCGGTCAGACTTGAGCGGGTGCGTTTCTTGCGGTGCCGGCGCGAGCGATAATGGACGATCCGTCCAGGAGCCGAAAAGCTTCTGAATTTTTGGAAGCAGTTTGGACGTATCCGTGTCGCCGTACACTGCGAGCACCGACTGATGCGGGTTTACCATGCGGTGATAAAAGGTCTGAATCTGCTCTCTCGTGAAGGACTGGACGGATTCTGCAGTCCCCAGCCGGTCGTTTCGATAAGCACTGTGCTGAAAGTAATTCTTTTTGAAGAGCTGGAGCACCTCAAATTGCCAATTTTCGTCCTGCCTTTGTATCGCCAGAAGGGTTTCCTGCCGTTTTTTCTCTATCTCCTCCGCAGGAAACTGAGCATTTTGTACAATATCGGAAAGGATATCGAGCGCCAGGTCCAGGTCATCTTTCAAAACCTTGATCGATACATGGTAAGTGTTGTTATCCGACCTGCTTTCGAGACTTCCTCCAACCTCTTCTATCGCCTGATCGATTTGCTGTTTGGTCCTTCTGGATGTTCCGGCAGTCAAAAGGGAAGCCGTAAAGGAGGAAATACCCTGGTCGTTGAGGTTTTCCAGCAGGAGTCCTCCCTTGCCGTAGAGGTGGATTGTGACCAGGGGCAAGGTGGAATCCTGTTTCAGAAGCACCTTGAGTCCATTCTGCATTTGATGCGTCTGTACCGCTGATGCCTTCAGCGAGGAGGATTCTTCGGGCTTTACCTCTGAAGCAGCAAGTGTTTCCCTGGTTGTTTCCGGCTGTATGACGGCCACCGTGCGACGCTCCATGGAGAGGTACCGTTGAGCGACATCCTGGATTTGTTGCGGTGTTACCTGGCGGATTCGTTCCACATAGGCATCATCGAAATAGGGATCGGCAGTGTATAAATAGGAGGAACCCAACGAAGAGGCAAGGGCGGAAACGGTTTCCTTTTCGAAGACGTGCTGCGCGATGACGCTCTTTTTGGCTTTTGCCAGTTCTTCATCCGTTACCGTTTCTTTTTTGAAACGGTCGATTTCCTCTTCCACACTCTTCAGAACTCCGGGCCAATATTGTGGAGCCAGAGTCAGAGAGATAAAGAATTGTCCCTGAACGAAATCAGGAGTCCAATTGCTGGTTCCCACACTGAGAACCCGGTTTTCCTTGTCCTTTAGACGGGAGTAGAGACGGCTCGTGCGCCCATCTCCCAAAAGGAGGGCAAGGACATCCAACGCGTAAAGATCCTCGTCATCGATTTTTACGGACGGAAAGCCCACTATGGCCTGAGTGAGCCGTGCGATAGGCAGTGTTTTCTCTTCCCATCGTGGACCGACCTGAAGAGGTTCCTGGGGCAGTACCACCGGCGGGCTGCTCTTTCGCTGGAAATTCTTGGTTTTTTCTGCAACGAACGCGGCAACGTCGTTTGGAACCACGTTGCCCGCTACGACAACAACCATATTATCCGGCCGATAACGTTCGGAATAATATCTTAGAAGCGCATCGCGGTCCAACTGAACAAAAAGCTCTTCGTATCCTATCACCGGATTTCTGACGGGATGCACCTGATAGGCCGTCTGGATGAAGGTTTTCCACAATTCTCTGTCGGGATCGTTTTCCCCCATCTTGATTTCCTGTTGAATGACGGCCTTTTCCCGTTCCACCTGCTGAGGATCGAGAACAGACTCACTCACGTAAGAGAGCAGAAGATCCAGAGCATCCTTCCAATGCCCTGCTGACGTATCGATATAATAGATGGTTCGTTCGTAGGAAGTAGCGGCATTGGTCGATCCTCCCATTTTCTCAAGCCTTTCTTTAGCCTCAGCTTCAGTAAACGACTTGGTAGAACCGCCGGAGACCACATGCTCCAGGTAATGGGAAATGCCCGTCGAGAGATAGTCACCTTCATAGATCGATCCGGTACGCACAACGACACGACTGGAGACCACGTTCACATTTTCTTGCTGCCTGATCAAAACAGTAAGGCCGTTTTTCAGGACCAGAAAAAGATCCCCCGGCCTGGATGCGATCGTCCTTTGTACGGAGGCTTGGAGAGAAGCAGGAAGTTGAGGGACTTGTTTCGGCG
This region of Desulforhabdus amnigena genomic DNA includes:
- a CDS encoding MerR family transcriptional regulator — protein: MEVQHQKALYPIGIVAELLNIHPRTLRIYEKEGLIRPARRGGKRFYSNNDLQWLKCLRKLLTDDGLNIAGIKKLLTIAPCWNIRGCGEEIRKQCPAILNFPVPCWDLVPRICKESGRNCSECEVYLKKMNHVMMGRCFDDKASSKNL
- a CDS encoding M16 family metallopeptidase; translated protein: MTIRHLPGVFFLLFLLASGKPGYPSNTPKQVPQLPASLQASVQRTIASRPGDLFLVLKNGLTVLIRQQENVNVVSSRVVVRTGSIYEGDYLSTGISHYLEHVVSGGSTKSFTEAEAKERLEKMGGSTNAATSYERTIYYIDTSAGHWKDALDLLLSYVSESVLDPQQVEREKAVIQQEIKMGENDPDRELWKTFIQTAYQVHPVRNPVIGYEELFVQLDRDALLRYYSERYRPDNMVVVVAGNVVPNDVAAFVAEKTKNFQRKSSPPVVLPQEPLQVGPRWEEKTLPIARLTQAIVGFPSVKIDDEDLYALDVLALLLGDGRTSRLYSRLKDKENRVLSVGTSNWTPDFVQGQFFISLTLAPQYWPGVLKSVEEEIDRFKKETVTDEELAKAKKSVIAQHVFEKETVSALASSLGSSYLYTADPYFDDAYVERIRQVTPQQIQDVAQRYLSMERRTVAVIQPETTRETLAASEVKPEESSSLKASAVQTHQMQNGLKVLLKQDSTLPLVTIHLYGKGGLLLENLNDQGISSFTASLLTAGTSRRTKQQIDQAIEEVGGSLESRSDNNTYHVSIKVLKDDLDLALDILSDIVQNAQFPAEEIEKKRQETLLAIQRQDENWQFEVLQLFKKNYFQHSAYRNDRLGTAESVQSFTREQIQTFYHRMVNPHQSVLAVYGDTDTSKLLPKIQKLFGSWTDRPLSLAPAPQETHPLKSDRVIEKKSEKSAAALFIGTNGLDIDSSRKPVLDVLDAILSGQGYPGGRLFDALRGGKEDLVYVVGAFPFYGIRAGFFGILTQTTLKNLDKVQEIILANLKRLREEPVSPQELENVKEMLITLHHMELESLDAQSQSAVINEVLGLGWDYDKKYPDLIRSVSIKDIQELAGDLFSYTLIARTLPENPVEILPPPPPKSDVQTP
- a CDS encoding radical SAM protein, whose product is MKTVFGPVPSRRLGRSLGIDVIPAKTCTYDCLYCESGRTTHLTVRRQTFVEPDQVMHDLEDYFGSHPHGADVLTFSSAGEPTLYEPLGCLIASIKRRFPDLPVVVLTNGSLLWDARVRQDLSAADRVVPSLDAVTPEIFQRINRPHPHLDLSILLEGLEAFGHEYRGQLHLEVMLVSGINDHSGELTAIRRVIDRLHPDRIELNTVVRPPAYADVRGLTGAEMEKALSFFPADRSQIIGRFQGSAPESQSADLESRVLELVERRPCTLAEMAASLGVPAEGLHATIQTLQKENRLLRYLFNDLEYFCSRARERDCLSAKSPCEKIMSG